A section of the Streptomyces sp. SCL15-4 genome encodes:
- a CDS encoding SDR family NAD(P)-dependent oxidoreductase, producing the protein MTVDKIALVTGANRGLGRSAAIALATRGVRVVVTHRGDAAGAEKTVEQVRAVGGTAAALRLDISDVSSFASFTSELGAQLERWGTSRLDILVNNAGVGVFGPLETVTIDDFDTVMGTNVRGTFFLIQSLVPLLAQGGQVINVSTSLTRHTSPATSVYSASKAAVEALSRTLAAELGPRGIRVNSIAPGPTATDFNGGAMRDDAGMRQVLAGQTALGRVGEPEEIGDAIATLASEGLRWVTAQRIEVSGGALL; encoded by the coding sequence ATGACAGTTGACAAGATCGCTTTGGTGACCGGTGCGAATCGCGGCCTCGGGCGCAGCGCGGCCATCGCCCTGGCCACACGCGGGGTGCGGGTCGTGGTCACCCACCGCGGTGATGCGGCCGGGGCTGAGAAGACGGTGGAACAGGTGCGGGCCGTGGGTGGGACGGCCGCTGCTCTCCGGCTCGACATCAGCGACGTCTCCTCCTTCGCGTCCTTCACCTCCGAACTGGGCGCGCAGCTGGAGCGCTGGGGGACTTCGCGGCTCGACATCCTGGTCAACAACGCGGGAGTGGGAGTCTTCGGGCCGCTGGAGACTGTCACGATCGACGACTTCGACACGGTGATGGGCACCAACGTCCGGGGCACGTTCTTCCTCATCCAGTCGCTCGTGCCGCTGCTGGCCCAGGGCGGCCAGGTCATTAACGTCTCGACGTCACTGACCCGCCACACCAGCCCCGCCACCTCGGTCTACTCCGCCTCGAAGGCCGCCGTCGAAGCTCTGAGCCGCACCCTCGCCGCGGAACTCGGACCTCGCGGCATCCGGGTCAACTCCATCGCCCCGGGGCCGACCGCCACCGACTTCAACGGCGGAGCGATGCGGGACGACGCCGGAATGCGCCAGGTTCTGGCCGGGCAGACCGCGCTCGGCCGCGTCGGCGAACCTGAGGAGATCGGCGACGCCATTGCCACGCTGGCCTCCGAGGGACTGCGCTGGGTCACCGCCCAGCGCATCGAGGTCTCCGGCGGCGCCCTCCTGTGA
- a CDS encoding ester cyclase → MSTGTNAGLVHRFYKALQQGDYDTLTGMFHPDFVFYPQIDSPRPGTAGFIDAEKKHVDAFSDIRLTVLDTVAEADKVGAYVVVEGDQGGDYYGIRPRGAHVRFSMFNLFTFKDGKIIEKRAHYNLADIMNQLTAGSTA, encoded by the coding sequence ATGTCCACCGGAACCAACGCCGGCCTCGTGCACCGCTTCTACAAGGCCCTTCAGCAGGGCGACTACGACACGCTCACCGGCATGTTCCACCCGGACTTCGTCTTCTACCCCCAGATCGACAGCCCCCGGCCCGGTACCGCAGGGTTCATCGACGCGGAGAAGAAGCACGTCGATGCCTTTTCCGACATCCGTCTGACGGTCCTCGACACCGTCGCCGAAGCCGACAAGGTCGGCGCCTACGTCGTGGTGGAAGGAGACCAGGGCGGCGACTACTACGGCATCCGCCCACGCGGAGCGCATGTACGTTTCTCCATGTTCAACCTGTTCACATTCAAGGACGGGAAGATCATCGAGAAGCGGGCCCACTACAACCTGGCCGACATCATGAACCAGCTCACGGCCGGCTCCACCGCCTGA
- a CDS encoding NADPH-dependent F420 reductase, producing MKIGMLGAGAVAQAIARHAIRHGHEVVLSNSRGPASLAPLVKDLGALAAAAPPAEAAAADLVVLAVPWPRIPDAVAGLPSLDNTIVIDATNQFASLSPKPEIADLGDLTGSEYVASLLPGARVVKAFNALYGQFIAADPRHEAGRQVLFLAGDDADAKNTVRDLTFEFGFAPVDLGTLREGGRLIQLGGPLSALHALKQD from the coding sequence ATGAAGATCGGAATGCTTGGAGCCGGCGCAGTCGCCCAGGCCATCGCCCGGCACGCGATCCGTCACGGCCACGAGGTCGTGCTCAGCAACAGCCGAGGACCTGCCTCCCTGGCCCCGCTGGTCAAAGACCTCGGCGCGCTCGCAGCAGCCGCGCCTCCTGCGGAGGCCGCCGCCGCGGACCTCGTCGTGCTCGCCGTCCCCTGGCCGCGGATCCCTGACGCCGTCGCCGGGCTCCCCAGCCTGGACAACACCATCGTCATCGACGCCACCAACCAGTTCGCCTCCCTTTCCCCAAAACCGGAGATCGCCGACCTGGGCGACCTCACCGGCAGCGAATACGTGGCCTCCCTGCTTCCCGGCGCACGCGTGGTCAAGGCATTCAACGCCCTCTACGGGCAGTTCATCGCAGCCGATCCCCGCCACGAGGCGGGGCGTCAGGTGCTGTTCCTCGCCGGCGACGACGCCGATGCCAAGAACACCGTGAGAGACCTGACCTTCGAGTTCGGCTTCGCCCCCGTCGACCTCGGAACGCTGCGCGAGGGAGGACGCCTCATCCAGCTCGGCGGTCCCCTGTCCGCCCTTCACGCCCTCAAGCAGGACTGA
- a CDS encoding zinc-binding dehydrogenase, whose protein sequence is MRTVEYTRQGEATQVLTLRKEARRPTPGSGEVLVRMLVRPIHPGDLIGVEGLPGQPEQQSGTRTPGVEGMGVVESVGADVRTLRPGQRVAVFPAPGTWSDFVVVPADLAVPVPDGVSDETAALMLVNPLTLCMLYRAMEKALRGHTGPVLQTAAGSSIGRLVSAAAVRHDLQLINLVRSTSGAEKMRTLYPSQPTIATCDDDWQEQVRRHAGERGVQVVLDCVGGSMTQDLAELLADGGTLISYGHLSSGTTSLEALPLVARELTVRGVSILRWMSRAPKDRAEDVAFAKDLAQNTPDLLDVAASYDLADFKAAIEHARRPAKSGTVLLTTPRTADSGHGAA, encoded by the coding sequence ATGCGCACCGTGGAGTACACGCGGCAAGGGGAAGCCACCCAGGTACTGACGCTGAGGAAGGAGGCCCGCCGGCCGACTCCCGGCAGCGGAGAGGTTCTGGTCCGCATGCTGGTCCGGCCCATCCATCCGGGGGACCTGATCGGTGTGGAGGGTCTGCCGGGGCAGCCCGAGCAGCAGTCGGGGACCCGGACTCCCGGAGTGGAGGGGATGGGCGTCGTCGAGAGCGTCGGAGCGGACGTCCGCACACTGCGCCCAGGTCAGCGGGTGGCGGTTTTCCCGGCCCCGGGAACGTGGAGCGACTTCGTCGTGGTCCCAGCCGATCTGGCAGTGCCGGTGCCGGACGGGGTCAGTGACGAGACTGCAGCCCTGATGCTGGTCAACCCGCTGACGCTGTGCATGCTCTACCGCGCGATGGAGAAGGCCCTGCGCGGGCACACGGGTCCGGTTCTGCAGACCGCCGCCGGCTCGTCCATCGGCAGGTTGGTCAGCGCAGCCGCGGTCCGGCACGACCTGCAGTTGATCAACCTCGTGCGCAGCACCTCCGGTGCAGAGAAGATGCGGACGTTGTACCCCTCCCAGCCCACGATCGCGACATGCGACGACGACTGGCAGGAACAAGTCCGCCGCCATGCCGGCGAGCGGGGCGTCCAGGTGGTCCTCGACTGTGTCGGCGGTTCCATGACCCAGGACCTCGCCGAACTGCTCGCCGACGGGGGCACTCTGATCTCCTACGGACATCTGAGTTCCGGCACGACATCGTTGGAGGCGCTGCCTCTCGTGGCGCGGGAGCTGACGGTGCGGGGAGTGTCGATACTGCGCTGGATGAGCCGCGCCCCCAAGGACCGGGCTGAGGATGTCGCCTTCGCCAAGGACCTGGCGCAGAACACGCCGGACCTGCTTGACGTCGCGGCCAGCTACGACCTCGCCGACTTCAAGGCGGCCATCGAGCACGCCCGCCGCCCGGCCAAGAGTGGCACCGTCCTGCTCACCACACCGCGGACGGCCGACTCCGGACACGGGGCCGCCTGA
- a CDS encoding ABATE domain-containing protein, protein MDDTLATDVTPTALPPAPGADRYRSLDFADTAATLPASQSYDLLAAPESAMRWLAAHDLTTPDVQLYEVCAQRMRTLRAHIRALFAARVDTTAPPEGSLRAVNEALTAVPTAPLLAWDGARGLRRIQAHPTDQAVNHALAILAADAADLLTGPDAEILAACGSAPCDRFLLRTHGRRHWCSTRCGDRARAARARRGGASD, encoded by the coding sequence ATGGACGACACCCTGGCCACCGACGTGACACCGACCGCTCTGCCCCCGGCACCGGGTGCCGACCGGTACCGCTCCCTGGACTTCGCCGACACCGCCGCCACCCTGCCCGCCAGCCAGAGCTACGACCTGCTCGCCGCCCCGGAATCCGCCATGCGCTGGCTCGCCGCCCACGACCTGACCACCCCGGACGTGCAGCTGTACGAGGTGTGCGCACAGCGGATGCGCACGCTGCGCGCCCACATCCGCGCCCTGTTCGCCGCCCGCGTCGACACCACCGCCCCGCCCGAGGGATCCCTGCGCGCGGTGAACGAGGCCCTCACGGCCGTGCCCACCGCCCCCCTCCTCGCCTGGGACGGGGCCCGGGGGCTGCGCCGCATCCAGGCGCACCCCACCGACCAGGCCGTCAACCACGCACTGGCGATCCTCGCCGCCGACGCCGCCGACCTGCTCACCGGTCCCGACGCCGAAATCCTCGCCGCCTGCGGATCAGCCCCCTGCGACCGGTTCCTCCTACGCACCCATGGCCGGCGCCACTGGTGCTCCACACGCTGCGGCGACCGTGCCCGCGCCGCCCGCGCCCGGCGCGGCGGTGCCTCGGACTGA
- a CDS encoding pRL2-8, whose product MPRGQCRQCWFHAYASREAHAGLGPREDCPECVDHMVNGHPDHVIVR is encoded by the coding sequence ATGCCCCGGGGGCAGTGCCGGCAGTGTTGGTTCCACGCGTACGCCAGCCGCGAGGCGCACGCCGGGCTTGGTCCGCGTGAGGACTGCCCGGAGTGCGTGGACCACATGGTCAATGGCCACCCCGACCACGTGATCGTCCGCTGA
- a CDS encoding TetR/AcrR family transcriptional regulator: MPRITREDKARNRQNIVEAAGRMFRSKGVDAVGIAELMKEAGLTHGGFYNHFASKDDLAAEACGASFKASLGSLEQLLEEGAGLTGPPLKRVVDNYLSAAHRDAPDGGCPSASLVIDAGRHSDTIQSVYAAGVEGYLTGFAEEFAREHEGEITSQEARERAVLLLSRLVGAMALARAVSHVQPELSDEILRTCRAHPLD; the protein is encoded by the coding sequence ATGCCGCGGATCACCAGGGAAGACAAGGCCAGGAACCGGCAGAACATCGTCGAGGCGGCCGGGCGCATGTTCCGCTCGAAGGGCGTCGATGCCGTAGGCATCGCCGAGCTGATGAAGGAAGCGGGCCTGACCCACGGCGGCTTCTACAACCACTTCGCGTCCAAGGACGATCTGGCCGCCGAGGCGTGCGGCGCCTCGTTCAAAGCCTCTCTGGGCTCCCTGGAGCAGCTCCTTGAGGAAGGCGCCGGTCTCACCGGCCCACCGCTGAAGCGAGTGGTGGACAACTATCTTTCGGCCGCCCACCGCGATGCCCCGGACGGCGGCTGTCCCTCCGCCTCCCTGGTCATCGACGCCGGACGGCACAGCGACACGATCCAGAGCGTCTACGCGGCCGGCGTGGAGGGGTACCTCACCGGCTTCGCCGAGGAGTTCGCCCGCGAGCACGAAGGGGAGATCACCTCACAGGAGGCGCGGGAGCGCGCGGTGCTGCTGCTCAGCCGACTCGTAGGGGCGATGGCCCTCGCCCGCGCCGTGAGCCACGTCCAGCCCGAACTGTCCGACGAGATTCTGCGGACCTGCCGCGCCCACCCTCTCGACTGA
- a CDS encoding MarR family winged helix-turn-helix transcriptional regulator → MDYGDKLFWLSVVIQRKYAQICAEFDLTPSQATLLCAVRNEPRQMADLAASLGMTKNALSQLVDRTARRDLVGRASLAQDRRIVMLSATPTGKVLAEAVYAEITKRLPEIARNLDADDQRDFERVATAIVDTSDLSSPTSNQPITP, encoded by the coding sequence GTGGACTATGGCGACAAGCTCTTCTGGCTCTCGGTCGTTATTCAACGCAAGTACGCGCAGATCTGCGCCGAGTTCGACCTGACCCCCTCGCAGGCCACGCTGCTCTGCGCAGTCAGGAACGAGCCGCGGCAGATGGCTGACCTCGCCGCGTCGTTGGGTATGACCAAGAACGCATTGAGCCAGTTGGTCGATCGCACCGCGCGGCGCGATTTGGTCGGCCGGGCAAGCTTGGCACAGGACCGGCGGATCGTCATGCTCAGTGCGACGCCCACGGGGAAGGTGCTCGCCGAGGCCGTTTACGCCGAGATCACCAAGCGCCTGCCAGAGATCGCGAGGAACCTCGACGCCGACGACCAGCGCGACTTCGAGCGCGTGGCCACCGCCATCGTGGACACCTCGGACCTCTCTTCGCCCACCTCGAACCAACCCATCACACCGTGA
- a CDS encoding NmrA/HSCARG family protein: MSTQRTGTIAVFGATGQQGGAVVDALLDHKARVRALVRNPQSDRAQALAARGVELAAIRADDPASLAAALATVEGFYFMTPEANSLEEVEAEIRVGTALVDAAAETGVPHVVFNSVFGADWESGVPHHDSKHWIEEHLRKSGLRATMVRATAFMENFASVMAPSLEHGEIVLRLPLPEDVALKMVSVRDIGRVAAALLLDVAKAPGGVVELVGDELTGPQIAAAFGARAGLPARYETLPLSVLPNDLDKAMFRQFAKAEENPSDLAVVRSIEPATLDLVEWIRATGWTAPANVAGS; encoded by the coding sequence ATGAGCACACAGAGGACCGGCACGATCGCAGTCTTCGGCGCGACGGGGCAACAGGGCGGGGCGGTGGTCGACGCGCTGCTGGACCACAAGGCGCGGGTGCGGGCTCTGGTCCGCAACCCGCAGTCCGACCGGGCTCAGGCGCTGGCCGCCCGCGGCGTCGAGCTGGCGGCCATCCGGGCCGACGACCCGGCGTCACTGGCCGCCGCGCTGGCGACGGTCGAGGGGTTCTACTTCATGACCCCGGAGGCGAACAGCCTCGAAGAGGTCGAGGCGGAAATCCGCGTCGGTACCGCGCTCGTCGACGCGGCGGCCGAGACGGGCGTCCCACACGTCGTGTTCAACTCGGTCTTCGGAGCAGACTGGGAGTCGGGTGTGCCGCACCACGACTCGAAGCACTGGATCGAGGAGCACCTGAGGAAGTCCGGCCTGAGGGCCACGATGGTTCGCGCGACCGCCTTCATGGAGAACTTCGCGAGCGTTATGGCACCAAGCCTGGAGCATGGGGAGATCGTGCTGAGGCTGCCGCTGCCGGAAGACGTCGCCCTGAAGATGGTCTCGGTCAGGGACATCGGCCGGGTCGCCGCCGCGCTCCTGCTCGACGTCGCGAAGGCGCCCGGCGGAGTCGTCGAGCTCGTCGGCGACGAGCTGACGGGCCCCCAGATCGCCGCGGCGTTCGGCGCGCGCGCCGGGCTTCCGGCACGGTACGAGACCCTCCCGTTGAGCGTGCTTCCCAACGACCTTGACAAGGCGATGTTCCGCCAGTTCGCGAAGGCGGAGGAAAACCCTTCGGACCTCGCGGTGGTGCGCTCGATCGAGCCGGCCACCCTGGACCTGGTCGAGTGGATCCGAGCTACCGGCTGGACCGCGCCCGCAAACGTGGCTGGTTCCTGA
- a CDS encoding SMI1/KNR4 family protein: protein MTDQWWAGVRQRVEAAGAGPFGSKVFGASGHRWIVEDPLSEGELSELEAQTGVRLPEEYRTFLLHVGAGGAGPAYGLFPVRRVQGRWRWEGDGADLADLSRLAEPFPDQGPDPKLVDDLLAQRPEEEDFDDIEDFDDAIEAWDERWEVTMFAPQRTAGAIVISHLGCAQREWLIISGSHRGTIWSDCRVDDVDLAPLLDDDGTPVTFARWYTDWLEKAERTALSAP, encoded by the coding sequence ATGACTGATCAGTGGTGGGCGGGCGTGCGTCAGCGGGTCGAGGCGGCGGGTGCAGGGCCTTTTGGCAGCAAGGTGTTCGGTGCATCGGGGCACAGGTGGATCGTGGAGGACCCGCTTAGCGAGGGCGAGCTTTCCGAACTCGAGGCTCAGACGGGCGTGCGGCTGCCAGAGGAGTACCGGACCTTCTTGCTGCACGTTGGCGCAGGTGGCGCTGGCCCCGCGTACGGCCTGTTCCCGGTTCGGCGCGTGCAAGGCCGCTGGCGTTGGGAAGGTGACGGCGCGGACCTGGCCGACCTGTCGAGGCTTGCCGAGCCGTTTCCCGACCAAGGCCCGGACCCGAAGCTGGTCGACGACCTTCTTGCCCAACGCCCCGAGGAAGAGGATTTCGACGACATCGAGGACTTCGACGACGCCATTGAGGCGTGGGACGAGCGGTGGGAGGTCACCATGTTCGCCCCGCAGCGCACTGCCGGTGCCATCGTGATCTCCCACCTGGGCTGCGCCCAGAGAGAGTGGCTGATCATCAGCGGCAGCCACCGTGGCACAATTTGGTCCGACTGCCGGGTGGACGACGTCGACCTCGCCCCGCTACTCGACGACGACGGTACACCGGTGACGTTCGCCCGCTGGTACACCGACTGGCTGGAGAAAGCCGAGCGCACGGCACTGTCGGCACCGTAG
- a CDS encoding alpha/beta hydrolase — translation MFQKLGALTNGFAPQTVEFPSGDGTVVAHLYLPKDLDASKRYPAVAVGGSFSSVKEQVSGIYAGEMARRDVIGLAIDYRNYGESSGAIRQYEDLKSKAADMSAALRFLEARSDVSGAGLLGVCTSGTTVIEAADNDQSMRSVAAVAGMYMEPGLISHGDRRRNEAGDHGLYHGRHAWRRGSEGDH, via the coding sequence ATGTTTCAGAAACTCGGCGCACTCACCAACGGTTTCGCACCTCAGACCGTCGAGTTCCCCAGCGGAGACGGGACCGTCGTGGCCCACCTCTACCTGCCGAAAGACCTCGACGCGTCCAAGCGTTACCCCGCTGTCGCTGTCGGTGGGTCGTTCTCCTCCGTGAAGGAACAGGTGAGTGGGATCTACGCCGGTGAGATGGCCCGCAGAGACGTGATCGGCCTCGCCATCGACTACCGCAACTACGGTGAGAGCAGCGGCGCCATCCGCCAATACGAGGACCTGAAGTCCAAGGCCGCTGACATGTCGGCCGCGCTGCGCTTCCTGGAAGCCCGGTCCGACGTCTCGGGGGCGGGACTCCTGGGCGTGTGCACCTCGGGCACCACCGTCATTGAGGCCGCGGACAACGATCAGAGTATGCGTTCCGTAGCAGCCGTCGCCGGCATGTACATGGAGCCGGGGCTGATCTCGCACGGGGACCGCCGCCGCAACGAAGCCGGTGATCATGGCCTCTACCACGGGCGGCATGCCTGGCGGCGAGGTTCGGAGGGAGATCACTGA
- a CDS encoding TetR/AcrR family transcriptional regulator: protein MAAELTAHHRRLAQQKREAITSAATELFLDRGYDGTSLARIAEAAGVSKSTLFKQFPTKAALFEAIVTESWQRDAGDTAARPQAGDLRSGLTVIGHRYADLIGQPRMTGLFRIVIAELPRFPELGRMQFQLGKLPYFASVQHYLESEHEAGNADVPDTESAANQFLGMIANYVLWPRMLLTGWNPAASDIHNAVEEAVQTMLARYAPNPPA from the coding sequence ATGGCAGCAGAACTCACCGCACATCACCGCAGGCTCGCCCAGCAGAAGCGCGAGGCGATCACCTCCGCGGCCACAGAACTGTTCTTGGACCGTGGCTACGACGGCACCTCCCTCGCCCGGATCGCCGAAGCGGCCGGGGTCTCGAAGTCCACCCTGTTCAAGCAGTTCCCCACCAAGGCGGCCCTCTTCGAGGCCATCGTCACCGAGTCCTGGCAGCGCGACGCCGGCGATACCGCCGCGCGGCCGCAGGCGGGAGATCTGCGCTCCGGGCTGACAGTCATCGGCCACCGCTACGCCGACCTGATCGGCCAGCCCCGCATGACAGGCCTGTTCCGGATCGTCATCGCCGAACTGCCTCGTTTCCCCGAGCTGGGACGGATGCAGTTCCAGCTCGGCAAACTGCCCTACTTCGCCTCCGTCCAGCACTACTTGGAATCCGAGCATGAGGCGGGCAACGCCGATGTGCCCGACACTGAGAGCGCCGCGAACCAGTTCCTCGGCATGATCGCTAACTACGTCCTGTGGCCCCGCATGCTTCTGACCGGCTGGAACCCCGCAGCCTCCGACATCCACAACGCCGTCGAAGAGGCTGTCCAGACCATGCTCGCCAGATACGCCCCCAACCCGCCGGCCTGA
- a CDS encoding alkene reductase gives MSDLTSVPGTQPLLQPVQLGALKLPNRVVMAPMTRSRADNEELAPTALHATYYTQRAGAGLIISEGTWVSTDAIGFINVPGIYTDAQTAGWAKVTEAVHSAGGRIVSQLGHAGAASHPDHHGGRLPAGPSAVNPHEMSFTPDGPKDSLTPRAMSAAEIATTIGTYRQAAANALRAGFDGLEIHAQVSHLVAQFLNPRLNQRTDAYGGTSEKRAQFLLDIVDAVASVWDSDRIGIKLSPYWNHGPAFTADAETLDEYDQLLKRLNDSNLAYLHLLGPEPDTGTDTFTAFTRYRAHYHGAVIANLGFTQARANALLERQLADAVSFGAPFIANPDLVDRFTHGHPLAADNRDTHFAGGAEGYTDYPTVIGSY, from the coding sequence ATGTCCGACCTGACCTCAGTACCCGGCACCCAGCCCCTCCTGCAGCCTGTTCAACTGGGCGCGCTCAAGCTGCCCAACCGCGTCGTCATGGCTCCCATGACGCGCTCCCGAGCCGACAACGAGGAACTGGCCCCCACCGCCCTGCACGCCACCTACTACACGCAGCGCGCCGGCGCCGGCCTGATCATCAGCGAAGGGACCTGGGTCAGCACGGACGCGATCGGCTTCATCAACGTCCCGGGCATCTACACCGACGCCCAGACCGCCGGCTGGGCCAAGGTCACCGAGGCTGTGCACTCCGCGGGAGGCAGGATCGTCTCGCAACTCGGCCACGCCGGCGCCGCCTCCCACCCGGATCACCACGGCGGCAGGCTCCCCGCCGGCCCTTCAGCGGTCAATCCCCACGAGATGTCCTTCACCCCCGACGGCCCGAAGGACTCCCTCACCCCACGCGCCATGAGCGCCGCAGAGATCGCCACCACGATCGGCACCTACCGGCAGGCAGCCGCCAACGCCCTGCGCGCCGGATTCGACGGCCTGGAGATCCACGCACAGGTGTCCCACCTCGTGGCCCAGTTCCTCAACCCACGGCTCAACCAGCGCACCGACGCCTACGGCGGCACCAGTGAAAAGCGGGCCCAGTTCCTCCTCGACATCGTGGACGCCGTCGCCAGCGTGTGGGACAGCGACCGCATCGGAATCAAACTCTCGCCCTACTGGAATCACGGACCTGCCTTCACCGCGGACGCCGAGACGCTGGACGAGTACGACCAGCTCCTCAAGCGCCTCAACGACAGCAACCTGGCCTACCTCCACCTCCTCGGCCCGGAACCCGACACAGGAACCGACACCTTCACCGCATTCACCCGCTACCGCGCCCACTACCACGGCGCCGTCATCGCCAACCTCGGCTTCACGCAAGCGCGCGCCAACGCGCTGCTCGAACGGCAACTGGCCGACGCGGTTTCCTTCGGCGCCCCCTTCATCGCCAATCCAGACCTCGTCGATCGATTCACCCACGGCCACCCTCTCGCCGCCGACAACCGCGACACGCACTTCGCGGGTGGCGCGGAGGGATACACGGACTACCCCACAGTGATCGGCTCCTACTAG
- a CDS encoding MBL fold metallo-hydrolase: MSQLDTSQFPVRTFGGPTALFEYGGLRFLTDPTFDGPGDYASPGGPTLTKTAPSATTPAELGPIDVVLLSHDEHADNLDTSGRALLADVPLTLTTPGGGERLGAKAKGLADWESIKLERPGGGTISVTGVPAIHGPGAREEVEPFAGQVVGFVLTGEGLPTVYVSGDNASLDAVTEIAERFAPIDTALLFAGAPRFPMVFDGNLIVLDSAQAAEATRILDARRVVPVHHDSWAHFTEGRDELEAAFAAAGLTDRLDQDWTQRA, from the coding sequence ATGTCCCAGCTCGACACCAGCCAGTTCCCGGTCCGCACGTTCGGCGGTCCGACCGCCCTGTTCGAGTACGGCGGTCTGCGCTTCCTGACCGACCCGACCTTCGACGGCCCCGGCGACTACGCCTCGCCCGGTGGCCCGACCCTGACCAAGACCGCCCCCTCCGCCACTACCCCTGCCGAGCTCGGCCCCATCGACGTGGTCCTGCTCTCCCACGACGAGCACGCCGACAACCTCGACACCTCCGGCCGCGCCCTGCTCGCCGACGTCCCCCTCACCCTCACCACCCCCGGCGGCGGCGAGCGCCTCGGAGCAAAGGCCAAGGGCCTGGCCGACTGGGAGTCGATCAAGCTGGAGCGCCCGGGGGGCGGCACCATCAGCGTGACCGGGGTCCCTGCCATCCACGGCCCCGGCGCGCGTGAGGAGGTCGAGCCCTTCGCCGGCCAGGTCGTCGGCTTCGTCCTGACGGGAGAGGGACTGCCGACGGTCTACGTCAGCGGCGACAACGCCTCGCTCGACGCGGTCACGGAGATCGCCGAGCGCTTCGCCCCGATCGACACCGCCCTCCTGTTCGCCGGCGCCCCCCGTTTCCCCATGGTCTTCGATGGCAACCTGATCGTCCTGGACAGCGCCCAGGCGGCCGAGGCCACCCGGATTCTTGACGCCCGCCGTGTCGTCCCGGTCCACCACGACAGCTGGGCCCACTTCACCGAGGGCCGCGACGAGCTGGAGGCAGCCTTCGCCGCCGCGGGCCTGACCGACCGCCTGGACCAGGACTGGACGCAGCGCGCCTGA